The Streptomyces avermitilis MA-4680 = NBRC 14893 genome contains a region encoding:
- the pknB gene encoding Stk1 family PASTA domain-containing Ser/Thr kinase → MEEPRRLGGRYELGHVLGRGGMAEVHLAHDTRLGRTVAVKTLRADLARDPSFQARFRREAQSAASLNHPAIVAVYDTGEDYIEGISIPYIVMEYVDGSTLRELLHSGRKLLPERTLEMTIGILQALEYSHRAGIVHRDIKPANVMLTRNGQVKVMDFGIARAMGDSGMTMTQTAAVIGTAQYLSPEQAKGEQVDARSDLYSTGCLLYELLTVRPPFVGDSPVAVAYQHVREEPQPPSVFDPEITPEMDAIVLKALTKDPDYRYQSADEMRIDIEACLDGQPVAATAAMGSVGYNGYGDDQATTALRADAGATTMLPPMNPDDGGFGFDDRPDRRRQRDQKKSNTSTILLVVAGALVLIGAILIGKWIFDGDRAANDTVPAPNFVGLTLADAKQQAVNGDVKLSITKKPCEDQAKGNVCSQSPDAKTKVKKNSLVNLVLSTGAPKIAVPDVTGLTFGKAKSQLEDKGFRVEKKTEVSDQTPGVVTAQDPSGDSERQKGTTITLTVAAEAQKVTVPDVTGKSCDEAKQQMQANNLTGNCTEVDTSDASQAGKVIQTSPTAGTEVKKNSAVDIQVGKAPQQVAVPNLGGQSLKDAKKALQDAGLNVGNITGSQDDNAIVIASDPQAGTQVAQGTAVNLTAAGGNNNNGGNNNGGTTFFGGATGTAFRTED, encoded by the coding sequence ATGGAAGAGCCGCGTCGCCTCGGCGGCCGGTACGAGCTGGGCCATGTGCTCGGCCGTGGTGGCATGGCCGAGGTGCATCTCGCCCACGACACCCGGCTCGGCCGCACCGTGGCGGTGAAGACGCTGCGGGCGGACCTCGCACGTGACCCGTCGTTCCAGGCCCGGTTTCGCCGGGAGGCCCAGTCGGCCGCCTCGCTCAACCATCCCGCGATCGTCGCCGTGTACGACACGGGTGAGGACTACATCGAGGGCATCTCCATCCCGTACATCGTGATGGAGTACGTCGACGGGTCCACGCTGCGCGAGCTGCTGCACTCAGGGCGCAAGCTGCTGCCCGAGCGCACCCTGGAGATGACCATCGGCATCCTCCAGGCCCTCGAGTACTCCCACCGCGCAGGCATCGTCCACCGCGACATCAAGCCGGCGAACGTCATGCTGACGCGCAACGGCCAGGTCAAGGTGATGGACTTCGGTATCGCCCGCGCGATGGGCGACTCCGGCATGACGATGACGCAGACGGCCGCGGTCATCGGCACGGCCCAGTACCTCTCGCCGGAGCAGGCGAAGGGCGAGCAGGTCGACGCACGCTCCGACCTGTACTCGACCGGCTGTCTGCTCTACGAGCTGCTGACCGTACGTCCCCCGTTCGTGGGCGACTCCCCGGTCGCGGTCGCGTACCAGCACGTACGCGAGGAGCCGCAGCCTCCGAGCGTCTTCGACCCCGAGATCACGCCCGAGATGGACGCGATCGTCCTGAAGGCGCTGACCAAGGACCCGGACTACCGCTACCAGTCCGCCGACGAGATGCGCATCGACATCGAGGCGTGCCTCGACGGCCAGCCCGTCGCGGCCACGGCGGCCATGGGGTCGGTCGGCTACAACGGCTACGGCGACGACCAGGCGACGACCGCCCTGCGCGCGGACGCCGGCGCCACGACGATGCTGCCTCCGATGAATCCGGACGACGGCGGCTTCGGCTTCGACGACCGCCCGGACCGGCGCCGCCAGAGGGACCAGAAGAAGTCGAACACGTCGACGATCCTGCTGGTCGTGGCCGGTGCGCTGGTCCTGATCGGCGCGATCCTGATCGGCAAGTGGATCTTCGACGGGGACCGCGCGGCCAACGACACCGTTCCGGCCCCGAACTTCGTCGGTCTGACGCTGGCCGACGCGAAGCAACAGGCCGTCAACGGCGATGTGAAGCTGTCGATCACGAAGAAGCCGTGCGAGGACCAGGCGAAGGGCAACGTCTGCTCGCAGAGCCCGGACGCCAAGACCAAGGTCAAGAAGAACAGCCTGGTCAATCTGGTCCTGTCGACCGGGGCACCCAAGATCGCGGTTCCGGACGTCACGGGCCTCACTTTCGGCAAGGCGAAGTCCCAGCTCGAAGACAAGGGCTTCAGGGTCGAAAAGAAGACCGAGGTGTCGGACCAGACACCCGGCGTGGTCACTGCCCAGGACCCCTCGGGCGACTCTGAGCGGCAGAAGGGCACCACGATCACCCTGACCGTGGCGGCAGAAGCGCAGAAGGTCACGGTCCCCGACGTCACCGGCAAGAGCTGTGACGAGGCCAAGCAGCAGATGCAGGCCAACAACCTCACCGGCAACTGCACCGAAGTCGACACCAGCGACGCCTCGCAGGCGGGCAAGGTCATCCAGACCTCGCCCACGGCGGGCACCGAGGTGAAGAAGAACTCCGCGGTGGACATTCAGGTCGGCAAGGCCCCGCAGCAGGTCGCCGTCCCGAACCTGGGGGGCCAGTCCCTCAAGGACGCCAAGAAGGCCCTCCAGGACGCCGGTCTGAACGTCGGCAACATCACGGGCTCCCAGGACGACAACGCCATCGTCATCGCCTCGGATCCGCAGGCGGGCACCCAGGTCGCCCAGGGCACCGCGGTCAATCTGACGGCCGCGGGCGGCAACAACAACAACGGCGGGAACAACAACGGCGGCACCACGTTCTTCGGAGGAGCCACCGGAACGGCGTTCCGCACGGAGGACTGA
- a CDS encoding FHA domain-containing protein FhaB/FipA, producing the protein MSELTLTVMRLGFLAVLWLFVIVAVQVIRSDLFGTRVTQRGSRRDANRQQPAAARQAAPPQQRQQAAPPSGGGRQRRGAPTKLVVSEGTLTGTTVALQGQTITLGRAHDSTIVLDDDYASSRHARIYPDRDGQWIVEDLGSTNGTYLDRTRLTTPTPISPGAPIRIGKTVIELRK; encoded by the coding sequence ATGTCAGAGCTGACCCTCACGGTCATGCGGCTGGGTTTCCTAGCCGTACTGTGGCTGTTCGTGATCGTGGCCGTGCAGGTCATCCGCAGCGACCTGTTCGGAACGCGCGTCACACAGCGCGGCTCGCGCCGGGACGCCAACAGGCAGCAGCCGGCCGCGGCCCGCCAGGCCGCGCCTCCACAGCAGCGCCAGCAGGCGGCGCCGCCGAGCGGCGGCGGCCGCCAGCGCCGTGGCGCTCCCACCAAGCTGGTCGTCTCCGAGGGCACCCTCACGGGCACGACGGTCGCGCTCCAGGGGCAGACCATCACCCTGGGCCGTGCGCACGACTCCACGATCGTGCTGGACGACGACTACGCCTCCAGCAGGCATGCCAGGATCTACCCGGACCGCGACGGCCAGTGGATCGTCGAGGACCTCGGATCCACCAACGGCACGTATCTCGACCGGACCCGGCTGACGACTCCCACACCGATTTCGCCGGGTGCGCCGATCCGCATCGGCAAGACCGTCATCGAGCTGCGGAAGTAG
- a CDS encoding FMN-dependent NADH-azoreductase encodes MATLLHIDSSVFPSAASASRAVAETFRTAWQEQHPDGTVIYRDLSANPVPHITADAHTAGFADPATHTPGQAAAFAEREKLIAELEQADAVLIGAPMYNYAIPSTLKAWLDNVILMGRTAANENSKVTGTPVTVIASRGGSYAPGTPREPYEYVQNYLKAVLSDALGLELEFIVPELTMAAHNPAMSELVPLAEASRAKAHEDAAAKAKELADRFAA; translated from the coding sequence ATGGCCACCCTTCTCCACATCGACTCGTCCGTGTTCCCGAGCGCGGCGTCCGCGTCGCGCGCCGTCGCGGAGACCTTCCGCACGGCATGGCAGGAGCAGCACCCGGACGGCACGGTGATCTACCGCGACCTCTCCGCGAACCCGGTGCCACACATCACCGCCGACGCCCACACCGCCGGTTTCGCCGACCCGGCCACCCACACCCCCGGGCAGGCCGCCGCGTTCGCCGAGCGCGAGAAGCTCATCGCGGAGCTGGAGCAGGCCGACGCGGTCCTGATCGGCGCACCGATGTACAACTACGCGATCCCGTCGACGCTCAAGGCGTGGCTGGACAACGTGATCCTCATGGGCCGCACCGCCGCGAACGAGAACTCGAAGGTGACGGGCACCCCGGTAACGGTCATCGCCAGCCGCGGCGGCTCGTACGCGCCGGGCACCCCGCGTGAGCCCTACGAGTACGTGCAGAACTACCTGAAGGCCGTCCTGAGCGACGCGCTCGGCCTCGAACTGGAGTTCATCGTTCCTGAGCTCACGATGGCGGCGCACAACCCGGCGATGTCCGAGCTGGTCCCGCTCGCCGAGGCCTCCCGCGCCAAGGCCCACGAGGACGCCGCCGCGAAGGCCAAGGAACTCGCGGACCGCTTCGCCGCCTGA
- a CDS encoding peptidoglycan D,D-transpeptidase FtsI family protein, protein MNKPLRRIAIFCGLLVLALLIRDNWIQYVQADTLKSDTKNRRVAIERYATPRGDIIVDGKSITGSAKGTGSGYNDFEYKRTYKDGAMWAPITGYASQAFGATQLESIEDGILTGNDDRLFFRNTLDMLTGKKKQGGNVVTTLNAAAQKAAYQGLKARGKGAAVAIDPETGAILALASTPSYDPSTFAGNSTKTDGEAWTKLQKKNNPNEPMLNRALRDTYPPGSTFKVVTAAAALENGLYNGADQKTDSPLPYTLPNTRTELKNEGNIPCKNATMRVALQYSCNTVFGKIGADLGKEKMLAQAKKFGFNEEQFTPVRASASNFPEKMDKPQTALSSIGQFETATTPLQMAMVASAVANDGTLMKPYMVDKLQAPSLDVLSQTDPQEMSKPLSEKNAQILQSMMETVVKQGTGTNAQISGVTVGGKTGTAQHGLNNSENPYAWFISYAKLSDGSSPVAVAVVVEDENANRDDISGGGLAAPIARSVMKAVIDSKK, encoded by the coding sequence GTGAACAAGCCCCTGCGCCGGATCGCGATCTTCTGCGGGCTCCTGGTCCTCGCCCTGCTCATCCGTGACAACTGGATCCAGTACGTCCAGGCGGACACCCTGAAGTCCGACACGAAGAACCGCCGCGTCGCCATCGAGCGATACGCCACACCGCGCGGCGACATCATCGTCGACGGCAAGTCGATCACCGGGTCCGCGAAGGGCACCGGCAGCGGCTACAACGACTTCGAATACAAGCGCACCTACAAGGACGGCGCGATGTGGGCGCCCATCACCGGGTACGCCTCCCAGGCCTTCGGCGCCACCCAGTTGGAGAGCATCGAGGACGGCATCCTCACCGGCAACGACGACCGGCTGTTCTTCCGCAACACCCTCGACATGCTGACCGGCAAGAAGAAGCAGGGCGGCAATGTCGTCACCACCCTCAACGCCGCCGCGCAGAAGGCCGCGTACCAGGGCCTGAAGGCGCGCGGCAAGGGCGCCGCCGTGGCGATCGACCCGGAGACCGGCGCGATCCTGGCGCTGGCCTCGACCCCCTCGTACGACCCCTCGACCTTCGCGGGCAACTCCACGAAGACCGACGGCGAGGCCTGGACGAAGCTCCAGAAGAAGAACAACCCCAACGAGCCGATGCTGAACCGGGCGCTGCGCGACACCTACCCGCCGGGCTCCACCTTCAAGGTGGTCACCGCGGCCGCCGCGCTCGAGAACGGGCTGTACAACGGCGCGGACCAGAAGACCGACTCGCCGCTGCCGTACACGCTGCCGAACACCCGCACCGAGCTGAAGAACGAGGGGAACATCCCCTGCAAGAACGCGACGATGCGGGTCGCCCTTCAGTACTCCTGCAACACCGTCTTCGGCAAGATCGGCGCCGACCTCGGCAAGGAGAAGATGCTCGCGCAGGCCAAGAAGTTCGGCTTCAACGAGGAGCAGTTCACGCCGGTGCGCGCCAGCGCCTCCAACTTCCCCGAGAAGATGGACAAGCCGCAGACCGCGCTCAGCTCGATCGGCCAGTTCGAGACCGCCACGACCCCGCTGCAGATGGCCATGGTCGCCTCGGCCGTCGCCAATGACGGCACGCTGATGAAGCCGTACATGGTCGACAAGCTGCAGGCGCCGAGCCTGGACGTGCTCTCGCAGACCGACCCGCAGGAGATGAGCAAGCCGCTCTCCGAGAAGAACGCGCAGATCCTGCAGTCCATGATGGAGACGGTCGTCAAGCAGGGCACGGGTACGAACGCCCAGATCTCCGGCGTCACCGTCGGCGGCAAGACGGGTACCGCCCAGCACGGTCTCAACAACAGCGAGAACCCGTACGCCTGGTTCATCTCCTACGCGAAGCTCAGCGACGGCAGCTCGCCGGTCGCCGTCGCCGTGGTCGTGGAGGACGAGAACGCCAATCGCGACGACATTTCCGGTGGCGGTCTCGCCGCGCCCATCGCCAGGAGCGTGATGAAGGCAGTCATCGACAGCAAGAAGTGA
- a CDS encoding FhaA domain-containing protein has protein sequence MGVLKKFEQRLEGLVNGTFAKVFKSEVQPVEIAGALQRECDNNATIWNRDRTVVPNDFIVELSTPDFERLSPYSGQLGDELAGMVRDYAKQQRYTFMGPIKVHLEKADDLDTGLYRVRSRTLASTSNQQAPERAPAGPPAGRGGAMAGGYGYPPAAPAGAPPMPSAPPPGGRPGPAPTAHRPGAPAAPQSGGRIRHWIEVNGTRHQISGPTLVLGRSTEADVRIDDPGVSRRHCEIRTGTPSTIQDLGSTNGIVVDGQHTTRATLRDGSRIVVGSTTIIYRQAEG, from the coding sequence ATGGGAGTCCTGAAGAAGTTCGAGCAGCGCCTCGAAGGTCTGGTCAACGGCACCTTCGCCAAGGTGTTCAAGTCCGAGGTCCAGCCGGTCGAGATCGCAGGCGCACTCCAGCGGGAGTGCGACAACAACGCGACTATCTGGAACCGCGACCGGACCGTCGTACCCAATGACTTCATCGTGGAGCTGAGCACGCCCGACTTCGAGCGTCTCAGCCCCTACTCCGGCCAGCTCGGGGACGAGCTGGCCGGCATGGTGCGCGACTACGCCAAGCAGCAGCGCTACACCTTCATGGGCCCCATCAAGGTCCACCTGGAGAAGGCGGACGATCTCGACACCGGTCTGTACCGGGTGCGCAGCCGTACGCTCGCCTCCACCAGCAACCAGCAGGCCCCCGAGCGCGCCCCCGCGGGTCCGCCCGCGGGCCGCGGCGGAGCCATGGCGGGAGGCTACGGCTATCCGCCGGCCGCCCCCGCGGGCGCTCCGCCCATGCCCTCCGCCCCGCCGCCCGGCGGGCGCCCCGGCCCCGCGCCCACGGCCCACCGGCCGGGCGCACCGGCGGCCCCGCAGTCCGGCGGCCGTATCCGGCACTGGATCGAGGTCAACGGCACCCGCCATCAGATCTCCGGCCCGACGCTGGTGCTGGGCCGCAGCACCGAAGCCGACGTGCGGATCGACGACCCCGGCGTCTCGCGCCGGCACTGTGAGATCCGGACCGGAACGCCCTCGACGATCCAGGATCTCGGATCCACCAACGGCATCGTGGTGGACGGGCAGCACACCACCCGCGCTACGCTCCGCGACGGCTCGCGGATCGTCGTGGGCAGCACCACCATCATTTACCGGCAAGCCGAAGGGTGA
- a CDS encoding winged helix-turn-helix transcriptional regulator produces the protein MAVQESHEQQAHQQPCARVDDGITRVFQLLGKRWTGLIVAVLLERPVHFAELRRAIPGISERMLSDRLTELATAGLVVREVDEGPPLRVAYRLTTAGAALEASLGELRTWAGVYLAEDGRCPEEFRT, from the coding sequence ATGGCGGTCCAGGAGAGTCACGAGCAGCAGGCGCACCAGCAGCCGTGCGCGCGTGTCGATGACGGCATCACGCGCGTCTTCCAGCTGCTCGGCAAGCGCTGGACAGGTCTGATCGTGGCCGTGCTGCTGGAACGGCCCGTCCACTTCGCCGAGCTGCGTCGGGCGATCCCCGGCATCAGCGAGCGCATGCTCTCGGACCGGCTCACGGAACTCGCCACGGCCGGGCTCGTGGTGCGCGAGGTCGACGAGGGACCGCCGCTGCGGGTGGCCTACCGGCTGACGACCGCCGGCGCCGCGCTCGAAGCCTCACTCGGGGAGCTGCGGACCTGGGCCGGGGTGTATCTCGCGGAGGACGGGCGGTGTCCGGAGGAGTTCCGCACGTGA
- a CDS encoding Stp1/IreP family PP2C-type Ser/Thr phosphatase, whose translation MSLSLRFAAGSHKGMIREGNEDSGYAGPRLLAIADGMGGQAAGEVASSEVISTIVALDDDVPGSDILTSLGTAVQRANDQLRMMVEEDPQLEGMGTTLTALLWTGQRLGLVHVGDSRAYLLRDGVLTQITQDHTWVQRLVDEGRITEEEATTHPQRSLLMRALGSGDHVEPDLSIREVRAGDRYLICSDGLSGVVSHQTMEDTLASYQGPQETVQELIQLALRGGGPDNITVIVADVLDIDAGDTLAVQLSDTPVVVGAVAENQNQLHDNGAMQTPAGRASHLGRQLPGQGGGGGEFGPPGSGDTTGYVPAGSFGSYSDEDFVKPRTGLKWLKRSFYIVLALAVIGGGTYGGYRWTQTQYYVGASGEHVALYRGISQDLAWVSLSKVQKDHPEIELKYLPPYQQKQVKATIAEGGLKDAESKVSELAVQASACKKDALRRASESQNNAKTGEGEAGGTTGTTKTSLTSKATSSPTPNPSTSAPSSSKSKTAPTPTPGPSLSDEEQKLVSLCGKQ comes from the coding sequence ATGAGTCTGTCACTGCGCTTCGCCGCCGGATCGCACAAAGGCATGATCCGCGAGGGCAACGAGGACTCCGGTTACGCCGGACCGCGCCTGCTCGCGATCGCCGACGGAATGGGCGGCCAGGCCGCCGGTGAGGTCGCCAGCTCCGAGGTGATCTCGACCATCGTCGCGCTCGACGACGACGTGCCCGGTTCCGACATCCTCACCTCGCTCGGCACGGCCGTGCAGCGCGCCAACGACCAGCTGCGGATGATGGTCGAGGAGGACCCCCAGCTCGAGGGCATGGGGACCACCCTCACCGCCCTGCTGTGGACCGGGCAGCGCCTCGGCCTCGTCCATGTCGGCGACTCACGCGCGTACCTGCTGCGGGACGGCGTGCTGACGCAGATCACGCAGGACCACACCTGGGTGCAGCGCCTCGTCGACGAGGGACGCATCACCGAGGAAGAGGCCACCACCCACCCGCAGCGCTCCCTGCTGATGCGCGCGCTGGGCAGCGGCGACCACGTCGAGCCCGACCTCTCCATCCGTGAGGTCCGCGCCGGCGACCGCTACTTGATCTGCTCCGACGGCCTCTCCGGAGTCGTGTCCCATCAGACGATGGAGGACACCCTCGCCAGCTATCAGGGCCCGCAGGAGACCGTGCAGGAGCTGATCCAGCTCGCGCTGCGCGGCGGTGGCCCCGACAACATCACCGTCATCGTCGCCGACGTCCTCGACATCGATGCAGGTGACACCCTCGCCGTGCAGCTCTCCGACACCCCGGTCGTGGTGGGCGCGGTCGCCGAGAACCAGAACCAGCTGCACGACAACGGCGCCATGCAGACGCCCGCGGGCCGCGCCTCGCACCTGGGGCGCCAGCTGCCCGGGCAGGGAGGCGGTGGCGGCGAGTTCGGCCCGCCCGGCTCCGGCGACACCACCGGCTACGTCCCCGCGGGCAGCTTCGGCAGCTACTCGGACGAGGACTTCGTCAAGCCGCGCACCGGCCTCAAGTGGCTGAAGAGATCCTTCTACATCGTGCTGGCCCTCGCCGTCATCGGCGGCGGAACGTACGGTGGCTACCGCTGGACGCAGACGCAGTACTACGTCGGCGCCAGCGGCGAGCACGTCGCCCTGTACCGGGGCATCAGCCAGGACCTGGCCTGGGTCTCACTCTCGAAGGTGCAGAAGGACCACCCCGAGATCGAACTCAAGTACCTGCCGCCGTACCAGCAGAAGCAGGTCAAGGCGACCATCGCGGAGGGCGGTCTCAAGGACGCCGAGTCGAAGGTCAGCGAACTCGCCGTACAGGCGTCCGCCTGTAAGAAGGACGCCCTGCGCCGTGCTTCCGAGAGCCAGAACAACGCCAAGACCGGCGAGGGCGAGGCAGGTGGGACCACGGGAACCACAAAGACCTCTCTGACGTCCAAGGCCACGTCGTCGCCGACCCCGAACCCGTCGACGTCGGCACCGTCGTCCTCCAAGTCCAAGACCGCACCCACTCCCACACCCGGCCCCAGCCTCTCCGACGAAGAGCAGAAGCTGGTCTCGCTGTGCGGTAAGCAGTAA
- a CDS encoding FtsW/RodA/SpoVE family cell cycle protein, which translates to MSSSTNTPTHHTSTIGSIGAPSRRNTELALLVFAVVIPVFAYANVGLAIDDKMPAGLLSYGLGLGLLAGVGHLGVRKFAPYADPLLLPLATLLNGLGLVMIWRLDQSKLLQSLPNFAQAAPRQLMYTALGIGLFVAVLIFLKDHRVLQRYTYISMFGALLLLLLPLVPGLGANIYGAKIWISIPGLGTLQPGEFAKIILAVFFAGYLMVKRDALALASRRFMGLYLPRGRDLGPILVVWFVSILILVFETDLGTSLLFFGMFVIMLYVATERTSWIVFGLLMSAVGAVGVASFEPHIQTRVQAWLNPLHEYKLSQAGTHDGILHSEQAMQALWAFGSGGTLGTGWGQGHSELIRFAANSDFILASFGEELGLAGIMAILIIYGLIVERGIRTALAARDPFGKLLAVGLSGGFALQVFVVAGGVMGLIPLTGMTMPFVAYGGSSVIANWALMGILIRISDTARRPAPTPAPSPDAEMTQVVRP; encoded by the coding sequence ATGAGCAGTAGTACGAACACGCCGACGCACCACACGTCGACCATCGGCTCGATCGGCGCACCGAGCCGCCGCAACACCGAGTTGGCGCTGCTGGTGTTCGCCGTCGTCATCCCGGTCTTCGCGTACGCCAACGTCGGCCTGGCCATCGACGACAAAATGCCCGCCGGGCTGCTGAGCTACGGCCTCGGCCTCGGCCTGCTCGCAGGCGTCGGCCACCTCGGCGTACGCAAGTTCGCACCGTACGCCGACCCGCTGCTGCTGCCACTGGCGACGCTGCTCAACGGCCTCGGCCTGGTGATGATCTGGCGTCTCGACCAGTCCAAGCTGCTCCAGTCGCTGCCCAACTTCGCCCAGGCAGCGCCCCGCCAGCTGATGTACACCGCGCTGGGCATCGGTCTGTTCGTCGCCGTGCTGATCTTCCTCAAGGACCACCGCGTCCTGCAGCGCTACACCTACATCTCCATGTTCGGCGCCCTGCTCCTGCTCCTGCTGCCGCTGGTTCCGGGCCTCGGCGCCAACATCTACGGCGCCAAGATCTGGATCTCGATTCCCGGCCTGGGCACCCTCCAGCCCGGCGAGTTCGCGAAGATCATCCTCGCGGTCTTCTTCGCCGGCTACCTCATGGTCAAGCGCGACGCGCTGGCCCTCGCCAGCCGCCGCTTCATGGGCCTCTACCTGCCGCGCGGCCGCGACCTCGGCCCGATCCTGGTGGTCTGGTTCGTCTCCATCCTGATCCTGGTCTTCGAGACCGACCTCGGTACCTCGCTGCTGTTCTTCGGCATGTTCGTGATCATGCTGTACGTCGCCACGGAGCGGACCAGCTGGATCGTCTTCGGTCTGCTCATGTCGGCGGTCGGCGCCGTCGGCGTGGCGAGCTTCGAACCGCACATCCAGACGCGTGTCCAGGCCTGGCTCAACCCGTTGCACGAGTACAAGCTCAGCCAGGCCGGAACCCACGACGGCATCCTCCACTCCGAGCAGGCCATGCAGGCCCTGTGGGCCTTCGGCTCCGGCGGCACGCTCGGCACCGGATGGGGACAGGGTCACTCGGAACTCATCCGGTTCGCCGCCAACTCCGACTTCATCCTCGCCAGCTTCGGCGAGGAACTGGGCCTGGCGGGGATCATGGCGATCCTGATCATCTACGGCCTGATCGTGGAGCGCGGCATCCGAACGGCGCTCGCGGCCCGCGACCCGTTCGGCAAGCTCCTCGCCGTCGGCCTCTCCGGCGGCTTCGCGCTCCAGGTCTTCGTCGTCGCAGGCGGCGTCATGGGGTTGATCCCGCTGACCGGTATGACGATGCCGTTCGTGGCCTACGGAGGTTCCTCCGTCATCGCCAACTGGGCGCTCATGGGCATCCTGATCAGAATCAGCGACACCGCCCGCCGCCCGGCACCCACACCCGCGCCCAGCCCCGACGCCGAGATGACCCAGGTGGTCCGCCCGTGA
- a CDS encoding DUF2252 domain-containing protein — protein sequence MTEVGSEAVGSETVGSEAGAAAVAARAARIPPVRGFASRTAQSGSPKEEGKALRRRVPRAAHAELALDVDRPDAVTAVEESNRGRLPELTPIRVGRMAATPFAFLRGAAGLMAYDLARTPMTGIAAQICGDAHAANFGLYGDARGELVIDLNDFDETAHGPWEWDLKRLATSLVLAGRAAGADEDSCRKAAHDTAGAYRRTMRLLAKLPVLEAWNAIADEELVSHADAHDLLGTLERVSEKARANTSGRFAAKSTEPVEGGGRRFVDASPVLRRVPDAEAAAVATALEEYLTTVSEDRLPLLARYAVHDVAFRVVGTGSVGTRSYVVLLLDHRGEPLVLQVKEARPSALVPHLSTAGHAVADVAHEGRRVVLGQKRMQVVSDILLGWTTVDGRHFQVRQFRNRKGSVDPGALAADQIDDYGRMTGALLARAHAHSADPRLIAGYCGKNEELDEAMAAFAVAYADCTEKDHAKLVEAVRGGRIAAEMGV from the coding sequence GTGACCGAGGTCGGTTCAGAGGCGGTTGGTTCGGAGACGGTCGGTTCGGAGGCTGGGGCGGCGGCCGTCGCGGCCCGGGCGGCCAGGATTCCCCCGGTGCGGGGGTTCGCGTCCCGGACCGCGCAGAGCGGCTCGCCCAAGGAAGAGGGCAAGGCGCTGCGCCGCCGGGTGCCGCGCGCCGCGCACGCCGAGCTGGCGCTGGACGTCGACCGGCCGGACGCGGTGACCGCGGTCGAGGAGTCCAACCGCGGCAGACTCCCCGAGCTCACCCCGATCCGCGTGGGCAGGATGGCGGCCACGCCCTTCGCCTTCCTGCGCGGCGCGGCCGGCCTCATGGCGTACGACCTCGCACGCACCCCCATGACAGGCATCGCCGCCCAGATCTGCGGCGACGCGCACGCGGCGAACTTCGGTCTGTACGGGGACGCGCGCGGCGAGCTGGTCATCGATCTCAACGATTTCGACGAGACGGCGCACGGCCCCTGGGAGTGGGACCTCAAGCGCCTCGCCACCTCGCTGGTGCTCGCCGGGCGCGCGGCGGGGGCGGACGAGGACAGCTGCCGGAAGGCGGCGCACGACACGGCGGGCGCGTACCGCCGCACCATGCGCCTGCTCGCCAAGCTGCCGGTCCTGGAGGCGTGGAACGCCATCGCGGACGAGGAGCTCGTCTCGCACGCGGACGCGCACGATCTGCTCGGCACGCTGGAGCGGGTCTCGGAGAAGGCGCGGGCGAACACCAGCGGACGGTTCGCGGCGAAGTCGACCGAGCCGGTCGAGGGCGGCGGCCGCCGCTTCGTGGACGCGTCACCGGTGCTGCGTCGCGTTCCGGACGCCGAGGCGGCGGCGGTGGCGACCGCGCTGGAGGAGTACCTGACGACGGTGTCGGAGGACCGCCTGCCGCTCCTCGCGCGCTACGCGGTGCACGACGTCGCGTTCCGCGTGGTGGGCACGGGCAGCGTGGGGACCCGCTCGTACGTGGTGCTGTTGCTGGACCACCGCGGCGAACCCCTCGTCCTCCAGGTCAAGGAGGCCCGCCCCTCCGCCCTGGTCCCCCACCTGTCGACGGCGGGCCACGCCGTGGCCGATGTCGCCCACGAGGGCCGACGCGTGGTCCTCGGCCAGAAGCGCATGCAGGTGGTCAGCGACATCCTGCTGGGCTGGACGACGGTCGACGGCCGCCACTTCCAGGTACGGCAGTTCCGCAACCGAAAGGGGAGCGTCGACCCCGGCGCCCTCGCCGCCGACCAGATCGACGACTACGGCCGCATGACCGGCGCCCTCCTGGCCCGCGCCCACGCCCACAGCGCCGACCCCCGCCTCATCGCCGGCTACTGCGGCAAGAACGAGGAACTGGACGAGGCGATGGCGGCATTCGCCGTGGCGTACGCGGACTGCACGGAGAAGGACCACGCGAAGCTGGTGGAGGCCGTGCGGGGTGGCCGGATCGCGGCGGAGATGGGGGTCTGA